A DNA window from Zingiber officinale cultivar Zhangliang chromosome 3A, Zo_v1.1, whole genome shotgun sequence contains the following coding sequences:
- the LOC122052590 gene encoding DNA polymerase delta subunit 4-like, with protein MAPSGVKNFYRQKKKGGVAKPSSKRSIAGKSPVPSPFHGSDAERDKAYLAAGIGEGDDEKLRQFDMDMRYGPGIGLSRMDRWERADAMGLNPPAEVEAILLKSSAAAAGCLWDARI; from the exons ATGGCGCCGAGCGGCGTGAAGAATTTCTATCGTCAGAAGAAGAAAGGGGGCGTGGCCAAGCCCTCCTCCAAGCGGAGCATCGCTGGGAAATCTCCCGTCCCGTCCCCGTTCCACG GTTCTGATGCGGAGCGCGATAAGGCATACCTGGCCGCAGGGATCGGCGAGGGGGACGACGAGAAGCTGCGGCAGTTCGATATGGACATGAGGTACGGCCCCGGCATCGGGCTCAGCCGGATGGATCGATGGGAGCGGGCGGACGCCATGGGGCTGAATCCACCCGCTGAAGTGGAGGCTATCCTGTTGAAATCGTCCGCTGCCGCCGCTGGATGCCTCTGGGATGCACGAATCTAA